The stretch of DNA TTTCGGCCGATCGAGCGCCGTCGGTCGGAGTCAGCGCGGTGGTTCACGCGCGCCCACCGCTGCGACGCGCAGCGACCGGTCGGGCGAGGGTCGTCGGCGGGGGCGTCACTTCGCGAAGTAGCTGGTGAAAAAGCCCGAGAGGAACGCCGAGAGGCCGACCGCGAGGGCCATCTCCGAGAGCCCCCACGGGCCGTCGTCGGCGTCGGCGAGGCCGACGGTGAAGCCGACGCTGATCACGAGCGAGACGATGCCGTTGACGAGGTGTTTGCCGAGCGTGGGCATACGTGCGGTTCGGGTCGGAGCGACATACCGTTTCGGGGCGTTACGGCCGGTCATCGTCGCGGGCAATTTCCGTCGTGGATCCGGGCGGCGCGTCGGAGCGTCGGATCACGGGGTTCTGCCGCCCCGCCCCCACACCATCGCCACGACGCGGTGGGCGGCCACGCGGGTGGGCGGCGAGACGGCGAGCAGGACGGCACTGAATCCGCCGAGTCCTGCCACGGCGGCAGCGGCCGCCACCCCGGGCGTCGGCAGCGGGGTTCCAGTGGCCACGGCGACGACGCTAGCCGTCAGCGACGCCGCGACGAGGCCCCCGAGGGTGAGGTGGGCGACCGTTTCCGCGTCGACCGGCACGTACCCGAACACGTCGCGGGCGTAGTGACAGACGGCACCGAACACGACGAGGTTCATCACCCCGTAGCCGACCGCGCCGGCGACCGCCCCGAACTCCGCGCCGAACAGCGCCGTGATCGGCACGCTCGCGACCAGCCCGTAGAGTTTCGTCCGGAAACTCACGCTCGGCTTGCCGAGTCCCTCCATCGCGTGGGAGGTCAGCGTCCAGAAGCCACGCAGGACGTTCACCCCGCCGACCAGAAGCACCGTCGTCGAGAACGCCCACCGCGCGTCGGCGAACGCGATCCGGGCGACGACGTCGTGAGCCCCGATCAGATATCCGAAGACGACGAACGTCGCTCCCGTCCCGCCGGTGACGGCGCCGCGGAGATAGGTGTCGTACCCGTTCCCCGCGGCGACGTCGCCACTGACCTTCGTGAGCAGGGGCGAGGAGAGTCGCCAGGAGATGGTCGCCCCGAAGTCCGCGAACCGGTCCGCGGCCTCGTAGATGCCGACCGCTGCCGGCGTACCGACGACGCCCAAGACGAACACCGGCATGTTGTAGGAGAAGCGGTCCAGAATTTGGTCCGGGACGCTCCACCTGGCGAACGTCCAGGCCCGATCGACCGCGTGGCGGTCCGGGACCCGCGGCACGACGCCGAGGGCGACGCCCACCGGGACGAACAACGCGAATCGAACGCCGGCGCTCACGAGGAGTAACGCCGCCGCGGAGGTCACGACGGCGTCGAACGTCACGACGAGCAGCAGCTGCGCGCCGAGCATCGCGCCGCCGAGCCACGTCTGTGCGCTCGGATAGCCGATGGCGCCGACCAGGCTCGAAACGACGATCGAGACCGAGAGCGACGCGGCGTACAGGCCGGCCGGAACCAGGAGTTCGGCGGTGAACACCGTCCGGCGGGCGAGCACGTCCGTGATCAGTAGCGCGCCGGCACCACCGGCCAGCAGATAGCCCGCGGTGGCCAGCAGCGCGACGCCGAGATACGAGCCGACACGTTCCCCCGGCTCGCTCCCGAGTTTTTGTAGCGCCTGGCTGACGCCTCGGACCGGCCGAAGCCCCAGTGCGATCGCGATCGAGACGAAAAAGAACGTGCCGGCGGCCGCCGGCGAGATCACGGCGGCGTAGACGAGCCCACTGAGTACGTACAGTGGCGTGGAGACGAGCGCCCCGCCGGCCGTCCGGATCGACGAATCTAATAGACCGACCTCGTCGCCGTTCCGCTGCTGGACCATCGTGTTCGGTTGTGTCGTGACGGGCAAAACGCTGGCGCGTTCGATCGGCGGGGCGTCCGCGTGGCGTCACCGACCCCAGTCCGTCGCCCGCACGGGCCGACGGTGACGGCGATCACCGTCACGGCGGACAGCCCCCGCCGAGTGCGACGCCGTACCCGTCCGCGGGCGGGGATCACCGGGAGCGTCCGGTACTCGCCCGTTTCGGTGTGTTGTTCCAGGACCACCCGCTCGGTTTCCGCGGGTGTCGCGAGGGTCGGCCCCGGGATCTTCGTCCGCTCGACGATTTCGCAGAACCGCCGGTAGCCCGAGTCAGCCATCGCTACCCTCCTGGCGTCGCCCGTCGATCCGCTGGCGGTTCGCGTGGGCGACGGTCTCGGGGTGGCTCGTTTCGACGTGGTCGCGCGTGAGGGGGGACAGCAGATCCCAGTAGTTCCCGGTGACGGACGTATGACTCTCGGCGTCCCGGCCGCCCCCGACCCGTGGGTCCCGAGGGGGCCGGGCGAAGGTGAGCGGCGACGCGGTCGCGGCGACCCCGGGTGACCCGCGTTCCGATGGCCCCGACGTCCCTCACGCGAGTTCGTAGACGGCGACCCCGCCACCACAGTGCGGACAGTCCTCGGCGTCGGGCGCGAGGTTCGCGCCACACTCCCGGCACTCGACGTGTCGCGTGTGATCTGCCCGGCGCACGATGCTTGGCAAGACGTCACGAACGCCCATGAGTGTTAGTATGATACAGAGAGACATGAATAAAGATGTCGGCGGCGTGTCGTATCGGCCGGGGCCACAGCACCGGCAGCGAACTGACGCTCGCGGCCGCGAACACGGCCGTCAGCCGGTGAGCCGGTCACATTCGGCGCGGTCACTCGCCTCGCACCGATCGGTACACGGCCGGGTCAGGCGCTCGTCGAGTCGGGAGAGCGTGTCCGCGGACACCGCTCTGCCGATCCGGTAGGCCGTCGTGGGGTCCAGCGAGACACCGGCAGTCGCCTCGAAGAAGGCCTGGACGACACAGCGACGCCAGAGCAGTCGGCGGGCGACTGCCTCGCCCCGAGGGGTCAGTTCCGCGCCGACGTAGGGCTCGTACGACACGAGCCCCTCGTCGTCGAACCGCTTGACCGTCTCCGTGACCGTCGCGCCGCTCAGGGCGAGACGCTCCGCGAGCGCCCCGGTGCCGACCGGCGTGCCGTCGGTGAGCGCCAATACGAGCAAGCCACAGAGCTGACGGCCCTCGGCCCGACTCACCGGGAGGCTGGGGCCGGTTGGCTCCGTCATGGGTCACCCCCGTGTGACGGGTCGTCGTTGCGGCGGCGCTCTCGCCATCGGCCACCGGACGCGTCGTCTTCACCCGTATTACCGGTGGTCGACGGTACGTCCGGGTAGTCCGGTCGTTCGTCCCGATCCGGAAACCGGCCGGCCAGCACCACGCCGACGGGCGGCCGCGGCCGGCACGCACGGGGAGTTCGGTCGTGGGAGTACACGCCGTCGGCCATCATTCGCCCCGCTCGTCGTGGTCGGGGTCGCCGTCGTCGTTGGCCCCGTCCCGGTGGAGCCGGTCGGCGACCGTGCGCCGAAGTCGCTCGACGGGACTCGCACAGCCGTCACACCGTGCACAGACCGCTCCCGAGCAGGAGATCCGTTCGCCACACCGGGGACACTGCGGCCCGCCGACCGGGTCGAACTCGTACTCGCAGGTCGGGCAGATCACGCGACCACCCCCAAGAGGGCTGCGACGCCGCCGCCGACGCCGAACGCCACGACCCAGGAGCCCAGCCACATCAGGAGCGCGCTCCGCACGTCGCGCTCCTCGAGTATCGTCGCCATCGTGAGGATACAGGGAACGAACAGCGTGACGACGACCAGCCCAACGAACGTCTCCGACGCCGACAGCGCCAGATCGGTCATGCCGGCCGCGGCGAAGTCACGCCGGATCAGCCCCAACACCAGCACCCGGCCGAACGACGCCGGCAAGCCGAGCGCCGCGGTCACCGGCCGGAGTGCGTCGACGATCACGTCGAGCGCGCCGACGTATTCGAGCGCCGACACCGCGAGCGCAGTGCCCGCGAACAGCGGTCCCGCCTCGCGCAGGAACGCGGCCATCCGGGTCCGGGTCTTCCGGGCGACGTTGTGGGGACGCGGGACGCGCAGGCGCGGGAGTTGTTCGACGAGCGCGTCTCGGTCGCCGGGGAGGGTCCGGTCGAGGACGGCGCCGGCGGCGCCGAGTACCACGAGTAAGACCAGGAGGTAGCCCGCCCACCAGACGAGTCCGAGACCCGCGAGGAGGCCCATGATGACGCCGATCTGTGCCGAACAGGGGACCGCGAGGCCGAGCAACGCCGTCGCGATGAGCCGCTCCCGGCGCGACTCGATCGTCCGGGTCGTGATGACCGCCATCGTCACGCAGCCGGTGCCGATGACCAGCGGGACGACCGCGCGACCGTTGAGTCCGATCCTGTTGAGCCCCCTGTCAAGCACCACGGCGAGCCGGGGCAGGACGCCCGCGTCTTCGAGCGTGCCGATCACGAGGGAGAAGGCCGCGACGAGCGGCACCAGGACGCCGACGACGTACTGCGGCATGATCGTCAACAGCCCCAACACGTCGTTGATCAGCAGGAACTCGACGGGGGCTGCCCAGTCGGCCGCCGGCAGGAGCCGCTCCACGGCGGCTTCGACCGTGGGGTTGTAGTACCGCCCGAAGAGCACGCCCTCGGTGTAGCCGACGAGCGTCTGTGCGACCACCACCCCGACGAGATAGAAAATCGCCCCCACCAGCGCGAGTGCGATCGGAATACCCGTCAGCGGTCGCAACAGCAGGTCGCCGACGCGGTCCCCGACGGATCGTCCGGCGTCGGTTGCGTGTACGACGTCGTCGACGAGCGACCGGACGCGTGCGCGTCGCTCGGCGTACAGCTGTTCCCGTCGGTCGAGGTCGGCGGCCAGCGACTCCCCGCCGTCGGCCACGAGAGCGTCGACGCGGCGGGCGGTCGGGTCGTCGCCTTCGAGAAGCAGCGTGCGTTCCGCTCGGGTCGCCTCGATCCGGTCCGGGAGCGCGTCGTAGTGGTCGGCGACGGGCGTCGACGGTGGTGCCATCGCGTCGGGAAGGCGCTCGGACAGGTCGTCGACCCCCTTCTCCGTGACGGCGACGGTCGGAACGACGGGAGCACCGATCGCCGTCGCCAGCGCGTCGACGTCGATGTCGACGCCGTCGGCCGCGGCTTCGTCCATCATGTTGAGCGCGACGACGGTCGGGATGCCCATGTCCAGTAGCTGCAGGGTGACGAACAGGTCCCGGTCGAGCCGCGTGGCGTCGACGACGTTGATGACCGCGTCCGCATCGAGGACGACCGCACGCGTGACGCGCTCCGCTTCCGAAAACGACGAAATGCCGTAGACGCCGGGGGTATCGATCAGGGTCCCCGAGTCGGTCGTCGCGGCGGTCGTCTCGACGGTCGTGCCGGGGTAGTTCGAGACGTCGACGTACTGCTCCGCGAGCGCCCCGAAGAGCACGCTCTTGCCGACGTTGGGTGCACCGACCAGCGCCACCGTCCGTCCGGCGTCGTCCGACCCGCAAGGCTCCTCGCATCCCGTCATGACCGTGTGTCGGTCCGTTCGGAACGCTCGACGCCGATCGTTCGGGCGAGCGTCCGTCCGAGTGCGACCTCCGTCCCGCGACGCCTGAGCACGACCGGCCCGTTCCGGATCCGCCGGCGACACTCGACGTCGCCGTCGAGAAGTCCGAGCCGCAGTAGCCGAGCGCGAGTCTCGTCGTCCGGGACGTGCGTCAACGTCACCCGTTCGGGCGGTGGAACGTCGGATAGCGATGTCGTCATTTAGGTCCGCCTAATTTTTTCGAGCGGAAACGGTTGTGACGTTGGCCCCACTATGACGGCTCTTCATGAACGGGCGACGGCCGTCGGCGACTCGGGACACCCACGGGCATATCCCCGTCCGTGACGTACAGGTAGT from Haloplanus salinus encodes:
- a CDS encoding lipopolysaccharide biosynthesis protein, with product MVQQRNGDEVGLLDSSIRTAGGALVSTPLYVLSGLVYAAVISPAAAGTFFFVSIAIALGLRPVRGVSQALQKLGSEPGERVGSYLGVALLATAGYLLAGGAGALLITDVLARRTVFTAELLVPAGLYAASLSVSIVVSSLVGAIGYPSAQTWLGGAMLGAQLLLVVTFDAVVTSAAALLLVSAGVRFALFVPVGVALGVVPRVPDRHAVDRAWTFARWSVPDQILDRFSYNMPVFVLGVVGTPAAVGIYEAADRFADFGATISWRLSSPLLTKVSGDVAAGNGYDTYLRGAVTGGTGATFVVFGYLIGAHDVVARIAFADARWAFSTTVLLVGGVNVLRGFWTLTSHAMEGLGKPSVSFRTKLYGLVASVPITALFGAEFGAVAGAVGYGVMNLVVFGAVCHYARDVFGYVPVDAETVAHLTLGGLVAASLTASVVAVATGTPLPTPGVAAAAAVAGLGGFSAVLLAVSPPTRVAAHRVVAMVWGRGGRTP
- a CDS encoding metal-dependent transcriptional regulator; amino-acid sequence: MTEPTGPSLPVSRAEGRQLCGLLVLALTDGTPVGTGALAERLALSGATVTETVKRFDDEGLVSYEPYVGAELTPRGEAVARRLLWRRCVVQAFFEATAGVSLDPTTAYRIGRAVSADTLSRLDERLTRPCTDRCEASDRAECDRLTG
- the feoB gene encoding ferrous iron transport protein B, producing MTGCEEPCGSDDAGRTVALVGAPNVGKSVLFGALAEQYVDVSNYPGTTVETTAATTDSGTLIDTPGVYGISSFSEAERVTRAVVLDADAVINVVDATRLDRDLFVTLQLLDMGIPTVVALNMMDEAAADGVDIDVDALATAIGAPVVPTVAVTEKGVDDLSERLPDAMAPPSTPVADHYDALPDRIEATRAERTLLLEGDDPTARRVDALVADGGESLAADLDRREQLYAERRARVRSLVDDVVHATDAGRSVGDRVGDLLLRPLTGIPIALALVGAIFYLVGVVVAQTLVGYTEGVLFGRYYNPTVEAAVERLLPAADWAAPVEFLLINDVLGLLTIMPQYVVGVLVPLVAAFSLVIGTLEDAGVLPRLAVVLDRGLNRIGLNGRAVVPLVIGTGCVTMAVITTRTIESRRERLIATALLGLAVPCSAQIGVIMGLLAGLGLVWWAGYLLVLLVVLGAAGAVLDRTLPGDRDALVEQLPRLRVPRPHNVARKTRTRMAAFLREAGPLFAGTALAVSALEYVGALDVIVDALRPVTAALGLPASFGRVLVLGLIRRDFAAAGMTDLALSASETFVGLVVVTLFVPCILTMATILEERDVRSALLMWLGSWVVAFGVGGGVAALLGVVA
- a CDS encoding FeoA domain-containing protein; this translates as MTTSLSDVPPPERVTLTHVPDDETRARLLRLGLLDGDVECRRRIRNGPVVLRRRGTEVALGRTLARTIGVERSERTDTRS